In the genome of Gadus chalcogrammus isolate NIFS_2021 chromosome 21, NIFS_Gcha_1.0, whole genome shotgun sequence, one region contains:
- the LOC130374670 gene encoding E3 ubiquitin-protein ligase TRIM39-like, translating to MASANTSWPEENFSCSICLDVFSSPVSTPCGHNFCRACITKFWDEQVKYKCPVCNELFKTRPDLRVNILISEMVDRFGTSLRVKEQPCVEPAEVPCDVCTGTQLKAVKSCLMCLTSYCQTHLEPHHRAAGLKKHRLVEPMDRLDDRMCKKHDRLLELFCQTEQVCVCLLCTVTDHKSHPVIPLKEEYEVKTAQLGKIEAEVKQLIQERQKNIQEIKDTVKRSKADADREIADGVQVLTALMRHIEKCQDDLNQMVKEKLKSTEKQAEDLIKELEQEIEDLTNRSSEVKQLSHTEDHLHFLQAFRSLKDPPPTRDWTTVEVRPPSYVGTLRRSLDQLQETLNMEMKKLRDAELKRVQQYEVDVTLDPDTAHPRLILSEDGKQVHDGGVRKRLPDNPKRFTLLGGVLTRQSFSSGRFYFEVQVKDNNDWLLGVVRESIVRKGLIRWTPENGCWTLLYYQDGLVFRDDPAVRLPLRAGLQKVGVFVDYDEGVVSFYDVEARVHLYSSTGCTFSEPLHALLTPCSHVFQGNNSAPLIISPVNQTD from the coding sequence atggcctctgctaacaccTCCTGGcctgaagagaacttttcatgttccatctgtctggatgtgttcagcagcccagtttccacaccatgtggacacaacttctgcagagccTGTATTACtaagttctgggatgaacaagtcaagtacaaatgtcctgtttgcaacgAGCTTTTCAAGACAAGACCTGATTTACGGGTCAATATCCTAATTTCAGAGATGGTTGATCGGTTTGGAACGTCCCtacgagtaaaagagcagccttgtgttgaaccagcagaagttccctgtgacgtctgtactgggacccagctgaaggccgtgaagtcTTGCCTAATGTGTCTtacctcttactgccaaacccacctggagccacaccaTAGAGCcgcaggcctgaagaaacatcggctggtcgagcctatggaccgtctggacgacaggatgtgtaagaaacacgaccgacttctggagctcttctgccagactgaacaggtgtgtgtgtgtctgttgtgcacaGTGACGGACCACAAGTCACATCCTGTTATACCtctgaaggaggaatatgaagtgaagacggcccagctggggaagatagaggctgaagttaagcagttgatccaggagagacaaaagaatattcaggagattaaagacacagttaaacgcagcaaagcagacgcagacagagagatagctgatggtgtgcaggtcctcactgctctgatgcgccacattgaaaagtgccaggatgatctcaaccaaatggttaaagagaaactgaaatccacagagaaacaagctgaagacctcatcaaagagctggaacaggaaatagaagatctgaccaatagaagctcagaggtgaagcagctctcacacactgaagaccacctccacttcctccaggccttcagatccctgaaggatcctccacccaccagggactggaccacggtggaggtccgtcctccgtcatacgtagggaccttgaggagatccctggatcagctgcaggagacactgaacatggagatgaagaagctgcgtgatgctgaactgaagagggtccagcagtatgaagtagatgtgactctggatcctgatacagctcatccccgtctcatcctgtctgaggatgggaaacaagtacatgatggaggtgtgaggaagagactcccagacaaccctaagagatttacactGTTGGGAGgtgttctcacgaggcagagcttctcctcagggagattttactttgaggtccaggttaaagacaataATGATTGGTTGTTAGGAGTGGTCAGAGAGTCCATCGTCAGAAAAGGTCTGATCAGGTGGACCCCTGAGAACGGTTGCTGGACTCTTCTCTACTACCAGGATGGGTTGGTATTTAGAGATGACCctgctgtccgtctccctctgagagctgggctccagaaggtgggggtgtttgttgattatgatgagggtgtggtctccttctatgatgtggaagccagggttcatctctactcttctactggctgcaccttcagtgAGCCTCTCCATGCACTCCTCACCCCATGTTCCCATGTTTTTCAAGGTAACAACTCCGCCCCCctcatcatctcacctgtcaatcaaacagactag
- the LOC130374669 gene encoding E3 ubiquitin-protein ligase TRIM39-like, whose protein sequence is MASANTSWSEENFSCSICLDVFSSPVSTPCGHNFCRTCITKFWDEQVKYKCPVCNELFNTRPDLRVNILFSEMVDRIGTSLRVKEQPCVERAEVPCDVCTGTQLKAVKSCLMCLTSFCQTHLEPHHRVAGLKKHRLVEPMDRLDDRMCKKHDRLLELFCKTEQVCVCQFCTETDHKSHPVVPLKEEYEVKTAQLGKIEAEVKQLIQERQKNIQDIKDTVKRSKADADREIADGVQVLTALMRRIEKCQDDLNQMVKEKLKSTEKQAEYLIKELEQEIEDLTNRSSEVKQLSETKDHLHFLQTFRSLKDPPPTRDWTTVEVRPPSYVGTLRRSLDQLEETLNMEMKKLREAAELKRVQQYEVDVTLDPDTAHPKLTLSEDGKQVHDGGVEKTLPDNPKRITRWGGVLMRQSFSSGRFYFEVQVKDKTYWWLGVVRESIDRKGGSRGTPETGYWTLLYTKDKLVFRDNPGVRVPLRAGLQKVGVFVDYDEGLVSFYDVEARVHLYSATGCTFSEPLYSFLCPGPPVYEGNNSAPLIISPVNQTD, encoded by the coding sequence atggcctctgctaacacctcctggtctgaagagaacttttcatgttccatctgtctggatgtgttcagcagcccagtttccacaccatgtggacacaacttctgcagaacctgtattactaagttctgggatgaacaagtcaagtacaaatgtCCCGTTTGCAACGAGCTTTTCAACACAAGGCCTGATTTACGGGTCAATATCCTCTTTTCAGAGATGGTTGATCGGATTGGAACGTCCCtacgagtaaaagagcagccttgtgttgaacgtgcagaagttccctgtgacgtctgtactgggacccagctgaaggccgtgaagtcctgcctaatgTGTCTTACCTCTTTCTGCCAAACACACCTGGAGCCACACCATAGAGTcgcaggcctgaagaaacatcggctggtcgagcctatggaccgtctggacgacaggatgtgtaagaaacacgaccgacttctggagctcttctgcaagactgaacaggtgtgtgtgtgtcagttctgcacagagacggaccacaagtcccatcctgttgtacctctaaaggaggaatatgaagtgaagacggcccagctggggaagatagaggctgaagttaagcagttgatccaggagagacaaaaaaatattcaggaTATTAAGGACACAGTTAAACGCAGCaaagcagacgcagacagagagatagctgatggtgtgcaggtcctcactgctctgatgcgccgcattgaaaagtgccaggatgatctcaaccaaatggttaaagagaaactgaaatccacagagaaacaagctgaatacctcatcaaagagctggagcaggaaatagaagatctgaccaatagaagctcagaggtgaagcagctctccgagactaaagaccacctccacttcctccagaccttcagatccctgaaggatcctccacccaccagggactggaccacggtggaggtccgtcctccgtcatacgtagggaccttgaggagatccctggatcagctggaggagacactgaacatggagatgaagaagctgcgtgaagctgctgaactgaagagggtccagcagtatgaagtagatgtgactctggatcctgatacagctcatcccaagctcaccctgtctgaggatgggaaacaggtacatgatggaggtgtagaGAAGAcactcccagacaaccctaagagaatTACACGGTGGGGAGGTGTTCTCatgaggcagagcttctcctcagggagattttactttgaggtccaggttaaagacaagacttaTTGGTGGTTAGGAGTGGTCAGAGAGTCCATTGACAGAAAAGGTGGGTCCAGGGggacccctgagacgggttacTGGACTCTCCTCTACACCAAGGATAAGTTGGTATTTAGAGATAACCCTGGTGTCCgtgtccctctgagagctgggctccagaaggtgggggtgtttgttgattatgatgagggtctggtctccttctatgatgtggaagccagggttcatctctactctgctactggctgcaccttcagtgagcctctctatTCATTCCTCTGTCCAGGTCcccctgtttatgaaggtaacaactctgcccccctcatcatctcacctgtcaatcaaacagactag